A stretch of Pseudomonadota bacterium DNA encodes these proteins:
- the dnaJ gene encoding molecular chaperone DnaJ: MLVAKRDFYEVLEISKSASVDEVKKAYRKKAIQFHPDKNPNNKEAEDRFKEATEAYSVLSDAEDKVRYDRFGHAAFTNGAGSGGAQGGDFSGFEDIFGDIFGSFFGGQAGRDNRGGRGKTGTDLRYDIEITFEEAAFGCEKEATLGRRAKCESCSGSGASKGSSRECCKQCEGVGQVRIQQGFFTLARTCHICAGVGEVVKNPCQSCSGTGLKVKESKLKIKVPAGVDNGQRLKMRGEGEAGAGGGTNGDLYVQIQVAQHTIFQRQESEVICEVPISYAAAALGTEIDVPSLEGKLKLKIPAGTQSGKVFRLKNKGIPILGSSPQRRGDQHVRILIHVPKKLSDDERELLEKLAIIQGTAVDEAGSKGFFDKMKDIFS, from the coding sequence ATTCTTGTGGCAAAACGTGATTTTTACGAAGTCTTAGAGATCTCCAAGAGCGCCTCAGTTGATGAGGTTAAGAAAGCTTACCGCAAGAAAGCCATTCAGTTTCATCCCGACAAAAACCCCAACAATAAAGAGGCAGAGGATCGCTTTAAGGAGGCCACCGAGGCTTACTCCGTCCTGAGTGATGCCGAGGACAAAGTTCGCTACGATCGGTTCGGCCATGCGGCCTTTACTAATGGTGCTGGATCTGGCGGCGCTCAGGGGGGTGACTTCTCAGGATTTGAAGATATTTTTGGTGATATATTTGGATCTTTCTTTGGTGGTCAGGCAGGTAGAGATAATAGGGGTGGCCGTGGCAAAACCGGCACCGATCTGCGCTATGATATAGAGATTACCTTTGAAGAGGCCGCCTTTGGTTGTGAAAAAGAGGCTACTCTCGGTCGGCGTGCCAAGTGTGAAAGCTGCTCAGGTAGCGGAGCATCAAAGGGCAGCTCGCGCGAATGTTGTAAGCAGTGTGAAGGTGTCGGGCAGGTTCGAATTCAACAGGGATTCTTTACCCTGGCGCGCACCTGTCATATTTGTGCTGGGGTTGGTGAGGTAGTCAAAAATCCCTGCCAGAGCTGCTCTGGAACAGGACTCAAGGTGAAGGAGTCAAAGCTAAAAATTAAGGTACCCGCCGGAGTTGATAATGGCCAAAGGCTTAAGATGCGCGGTGAGGGCGAGGCTGGAGCGGGTGGCGGAACAAACGGTGACCTGTATGTGCAAATTCAGGTTGCGCAGCATACGATCTTCCAACGTCAGGAGAGCGAGGTTATCTGTGAGGTTCCTATTAGCTATGCCGCAGCAGCGCTTGGAACCGAGATCGACGTGCCATCACTCGAGGGCAAGTTAAAACTCAAGATCCCTGCTGGAACTCAGTCAGGGAAGGTCTTTCGCCTTAAAAATAAGGGTATTCCGATCCTTGGTAGCAGCCCACAGCGTAGGGGTGATCAACATGTTAGGATCCTTATCCATGTCCCTAAGAAGCTCTCTGATGATGAGCGAGAGCTTTTAGAGAAGCTGGCAATAATTCAGGGAACGGCGGTTGATGAGGCCGGCAGCAAGGGCTTTTTTGATAAGATGAAGGATATCTTCTCGTAA
- the dnaK gene encoding molecular chaperone DnaK, whose protein sequence is MGKVIGIDLGTTNSCVAVMEGGSPVVISNSEGGRTTPSVVGVNDAGERLVGQIAKRQAVTNPKNTIFAVKRLVGRKYQTPEIEKAKNMLPYEIVGADNGDAWVKLKGEAKSPQEVSAMVLTKMKQTAEDYLGEKVTDAVITVPAYFDDAQRQATKDAGLIAGLNVLRIINEPTAAALAYGLDKKHEKVIAVFDLGGGTFDVSILELGDGVFEVKSTNGDTFLGGEDFDLILVGYLADEFKREQGIDLRKDTMALQRLKEAAEKAKHELSSSMETDINLPFITADASGPKHMNIKISRAKFEQLCADLLKRLEGPCRTALRDAGLKASEIGEVILVGGMTRMPAVQARVKEIFGKEASKSVNPDEAVAIGAAVQAGVLQGDVKDVLLLDVTPLSLGIETYGGVFTKLIDKNTTIPTRKSQSFSTASDNQPAVSIHVLQGEREMSGDNKTLGRFELVGIPAAPRGIPQIEVTFDIDANGIVSVHAKDLGTQKEQSIKITASSGLSKEEIERMVNDAKIHAEDDHKRRELVEERNKLDSLVYSTEKTMSELADKVSSETKGSVTTALEDAKKALEQNENDAMKSAFSTLEKASHKLAEEAYKQAAASQEGKAESNGAAAESTDKDDVVDADYEEVRDSK, encoded by the coding sequence ATGGGAAAAGTAATTGGAATTGATCTTGGAACAACAAATTCGTGCGTTGCTGTTATGGAGGGCGGAAGCCCGGTAGTTATCTCAAATAGCGAGGGGGGCAGAACTACCCCATCGGTTGTTGGAGTTAATGATGCCGGTGAGCGACTAGTCGGTCAGATTGCAAAACGCCAGGCTGTAACGAATCCAAAGAACACCATCTTTGCGGTAAAGCGACTAGTTGGTCGTAAGTACCAAACCCCCGAGATCGAGAAGGCCAAGAATATGCTGCCCTACGAGATCGTTGGAGCAGATAACGGTGATGCCTGGGTTAAGCTGAAGGGTGAGGCCAAGAGCCCGCAAGAGGTTTCGGCTATGGTGCTTACCAAGATGAAGCAAACTGCAGAGGACTACCTCGGCGAAAAGGTAACGGACGCTGTTATTACGGTGCCGGCGTACTTCGATGACGCACAACGCCAGGCTACTAAGGACGCAGGACTGATCGCAGGACTTAACGTTCTTCGTATTATCAATGAGCCTACAGCAGCAGCGCTTGCGTACGGACTCGATAAGAAGCACGAGAAGGTTATCGCTGTATTCGATCTTGGGGGAGGAACGTTCGATGTTTCGATCCTTGAGCTTGGTGATGGCGTGTTCGAAGTTAAATCTACGAACGGCGACACCTTTCTCGGTGGAGAGGACTTCGATCTGATCCTGGTCGGATACCTAGCAGATGAGTTTAAGAGGGAGCAGGGCATCGATCTCCGTAAGGACACGATGGCGTTGCAGCGCTTAAAGGAGGCTGCTGAGAAGGCCAAGCACGAGCTCTCTTCATCAATGGAGACAGATATTAACCTACCGTTTATCACGGCGGATGCTTCTGGGCCGAAGCACATGAATATTAAGATCTCGCGTGCCAAGTTTGAGCAGCTCTGCGCAGATCTACTCAAGAGACTTGAGGGTCCGTGCCGTACAGCCTTGCGTGATGCAGGGCTCAAGGCAAGCGAGATCGGCGAGGTTATTCTGGTCGGTGGTATGACCCGCATGCCGGCAGTTCAGGCACGCGTTAAGGAGATCTTCGGTAAGGAGGCTTCCAAGAGCGTTAATCCTGATGAGGCTGTTGCTATCGGAGCCGCGGTACAGGCTGGAGTTCTGCAGGGTGATGTTAAGGATGTGCTTCTTTTAGATGTGACACCGCTTAGTCTTGGTATCGAGACCTACGGTGGAGTGTTCACTAAGCTAATCGACAAAAACACAACGATCCCAACAAGAAAGTCGCAGAGCTTCTCTACCGCGTCTGATAATCAACCTGCGGTATCAATACACGTTCTACAGGGAGAGCGTGAGATGTCGGGCGATAACAAGACGCTTGGGCGCTTTGAGCTAGTTGGAATACCAGCAGCGCCTCGCGGTATCCCACAGATTGAAGTGACCTTCGATATCGATGCAAACGGTATCGTCTCGGTGCATGCCAAGGATCTAGGTACGCAAAAGGAGCAGTCGATTAAGATCACCGCAAGTTCAGGTCTCTCAAAGGAGGAGATCGAGCGTATGGTTAACGATGCTAAGATTCACGCCGAGGATGATCATAAGCGTCGCGAGTTAGTTGAGGAGCGCAACAAACTAGATAGCCTTGTTTACTCGACAGAGAAGACTATGAGTGAGCTGGCCGATAAGGTTTCATCAGAGACTAAGGGCAGCGTAACGACGGCGCTTGAGGACGCTAAGAAGGCGCTTGAGCAGAACGAGAATGATGCCATGAAGTCTGCTTTCAGCACCCTTGAGAAGGCTAGCCATAAGCTCGCCGAGGAGGCCTACAAGCAGGCGGCAGCTTCACAGGAGGGCAAAGCCGAGAGTAACGGAGCAGCAGCTGAGTCGACCGATAAGGACGATGTAGTTGATGCCGATTACGAAGAGGTTCGCGATAGTAAATAA
- a CDS encoding nucleotide exchange factor GrpE has translation MTQEHDNAEAPEDQGASEEVEVNQEFTGPSEVEKLTLELANSRDRYLRLMADFDNFKKRALKEQSELLKYQGERLVVDLLEVLDTLELALAHSSAEYEQLKTGLEMTQKLFVECLGKWDIRGELGLGKSFDPQKHAAISRVPSLDATPGEIVAELRKAYFYKDKLIRVGEVVVAVSPDEASA, from the coding sequence ATGACACAAGAGCACGACAACGCAGAGGCCCCGGAAGATCAGGGTGCAAGCGAAGAAGTTGAGGTTAATCAAGAGTTTACGGGCCCGAGTGAGGTTGAAAAATTAACACTTGAGCTAGCTAATTCCCGTGACCGCTACCTGCGCCTAATGGCTGATTTCGATAATTTTAAGAAGCGCGCCTTGAAGGAGCAGTCTGAGCTGCTTAAATATCAGGGGGAGCGTCTCGTGGTAGACCTGCTTGAGGTGCTCGATACCCTTGAGTTGGCTTTAGCCCACAGCTCGGCAGAGTATGAGCAGCTAAAGACCGGACTTGAGATGACCCAGAAGCTTTTCGTTGAGTGCCTTGGTAAGTGGGATATTCGTGGGGAGCTCGGATTAGGGAAGAGCTTCGACCCACAGAAACATGCGGCGATTAGTCGAGTTCCGTCCCTGGATGCTACGCCCGGCGAGATCGTTGCTGAATTGAGGAAGGCTTATTTCTACAAGGATAAGTTAATCCGAGTAGGTGAGGTGGTTGTGGCGGTTAGCCCAGATGAGGCGAGCGCTTAG
- the recO gene encoding DNA repair protein RecO yields MDFQHLPPTEKLRIGQDLAVPALVLRVRPYRDSDIIAHMLTPSLGKISAIARHARGSRKRFPSSLDLFDRGTVRIVRERNGALGIKEFTPSHSLQKLRGDLDKLILASLLCEAFDLILQEDSAEDSTQTFEVLDLALNAVDEATELKGALRAVYLALVSLTQQGGITNLGSAAPGTRALAQLLDAIEAFCEKRLMTRSSLAPILKRIAAG; encoded by the coding sequence ATGGATTTTCAACACCTACCCCCAACAGAAAAGCTAAGAATAGGGCAAGATCTAGCGGTTCCTGCCCTGGTGCTGAGGGTCAGGCCCTATAGGGATAGCGACATAATCGCCCATATGCTCACCCCTTCCCTCGGAAAGATCTCGGCCATCGCCCGCCATGCACGTGGGAGCCGCAAGCGTTTTCCGAGCTCCCTTGACCTCTTTGACCGCGGCACGGTGCGAATTGTTCGAGAGCGCAATGGGGCCCTGGGGATTAAGGAGTTCACGCCCTCCCACTCCCTGCAAAAGTTACGCGGTGATCTGGATAAATTAATCCTGGCCTCGCTGCTCTGTGAGGCGTTTGACCTAATCCTTCAGGAGGATAGCGCCGAGGATTCTACGCAAACATTTGAGGTTTTAGATCTAGCGCTCAACGCCGTTGATGAGGCTACGGAGCTTAAGGGAGCGTTACGTGCCGTATACCTTGCGCTCGTATCGTTAACGCAACAGGGTGGCATTACTAACCTAGGCTCAGCTGCTCCAGGCACTAGGGCGCTTGCACAGCTGCTTGATGCGATTGAAGCGTTCTGTGAAAAGCGGCTGATGACACGCAGCTCGCTAGCACCGATCCTTAAAAGGATTGCGGCTGGGTAG
- a CDS encoding zinc ribbon domain-containing protein, producing MPIYEYDCPTCGRFEVIQKFSDKALEACPHCKEKGKKSSVTKALSASAFHLKGSGWYKTDYASGSASGSASGSASGSSNNSAKKTNTESSAESSSSPPASATPSDSSSESSSKKTPETKKGCGTGCGCH from the coding sequence ATGCCTATTTACGAATATGATTGCCCTACCTGTGGGCGGTTTGAGGTCATTCAGAAGTTTAGCGATAAGGCGCTAGAAGCTTGCCCTCATTGCAAAGAGAAGGGCAAGAAGAGTTCCGTTACCAAGGCGCTCTCTGCCTCCGCATTTCATCTTAAGGGGAGTGGTTGGTATAAGACCGACTATGCTTCTGGGTCTGCCTCTGGGTCTGCCTCTGGGTCTGCATCTGGATCATCAAATAATTCCGCCAAAAAGACGAACACCGAGTCAAGCGCAGAGTCTTCAAGCTCACCACCTGCAAGTGCAACGCCAAGCGATTCATCAAGTGAGTCCTCGAGTAAAAAGACCCCTGAGACTAAGAAGGGGTGCGGAACTGGATGCGGCTGTCATTAG
- a CDS encoding DTW domain-containing protein, whose translation MRERGRHTHQISESRATCYTCLRPEAQCVCGYLPSFAAHTNILLLQHPNEWRKYYSTAKLVRQAITNIALLRGVIFPVETLSKALGEYSPYLLYPGDDSHDCEELELSDQHLVIVIDGTWDEAQKIVYRNPLLHDIPRVSFRRSLTSTYRIRRQPKAGYLSTIESIAHLLTLNAVRSGSAHMIPTYQGLFQLFNEMISRQLAYMGTEAKSRV comes from the coding sequence ATGCGAGAAAGAGGCCGCCACACTCACCAGATCTCAGAGAGCCGTGCTACGTGCTACACCTGCCTACGGCCTGAGGCGCAGTGTGTCTGCGGCTATCTCCCATCATTTGCGGCGCATACCAACATCCTTCTTCTTCAACATCCAAATGAGTGGCGCAAGTACTATTCAACTGCAAAGCTTGTGCGACAGGCGATCACCAATATAGCGTTGCTACGGGGGGTTATCTTCCCGGTTGAAACTCTCAGCAAGGCGCTAGGTGAGTATAGCCCTTATCTGCTTTATCCAGGTGATGATTCACACGATTGTGAAGAGCTTGAGCTCTCAGATCAGCACCTAGTTATCGTTATCGATGGAACTTGGGATGAAGCACAGAAGATAGTGTATCGGAATCCTCTCCTGCACGACATTCCGCGGGTCTCGTTCCGTCGTTCCCTAACCTCTACCTATCGAATTAGGAGACAGCCCAAAGCGGGATACCTCAGTACTATTGAGTCAATTGCGCACCTCTTAACGCTTAATGCCGTTAGATCGGGCAGCGCGCACATGATTCCAACGTACCAGGGGCTCTTTCAACTTTTTAACGAGATGATATCGCGACAGCTCGCTTATATGGGGACCGAAGCTAAGTCGCGAGTATAG
- a CDS encoding cytosine permease, protein MKNLDLIPIPTTARRSSLTMGLVWLTMVTSFPAVLIGFEWHRQGISLSQVVICSIMSCLILLAYAVPASQLGARTGLGFCALSRVVFGRWGTLLITANLLWIFIVSYGMTAVLMAEAVESFLHLDISILWMSVGCAFLMAFNNLFGFSGVANFARFFAAPALIAWVGYTFFKAAVAPAALSTLAPDPQSIPHPRSIMYALTTTSSFIIGFAVWGNEMDYWRFSKVGSLRAALPLAAALLIGLVVFPVAGWLVAHSSGITDSAAATSFMNSYSFGGLAIVGLIVLFAAYFASNDSNLFGTSAAIKSLWSIKPRLAVSLLALCGAITAAFLSTTDSIKALEVIAALNCVVMPTPTVIMLTEWFLRSKVFPRSMDFSDVPDFSDLPAFRLAFHWPALIALLSGLTVGIATSGLISSLEYLHIGICPLQAWLTSMVVYAILRKRNHSAETKHYIKGCSRSPKSAAPTRTISDPSSTAIS, encoded by the coding sequence ATGAAGAACCTCGATTTAATCCCGATACCTACGACTGCAAGGCGCTCGTCTCTAACTATGGGGCTAGTTTGGCTGACGATGGTCACATCTTTTCCAGCCGTACTGATCGGATTTGAGTGGCACAGACAGGGCATTAGCCTTAGCCAGGTCGTTATCTGCTCAATTATGAGCTGCCTAATCCTACTAGCCTACGCCGTACCAGCTAGTCAGCTGGGGGCCAGGACCGGGCTAGGCTTTTGCGCCCTCAGTAGGGTTGTTTTTGGTCGTTGGGGCACCCTTTTAATCACAGCCAACCTACTTTGGATATTTATAGTGTCCTATGGCATGACCGCGGTCCTTATGGCCGAAGCGGTCGAGAGCTTTCTTCACTTAGATATCTCTATCTTATGGATGTCAGTCGGCTGCGCCTTTTTAATGGCTTTTAATAATTTATTTGGCTTCTCCGGCGTAGCTAATTTCGCCCGTTTTTTCGCCGCTCCAGCTTTAATTGCCTGGGTAGGTTATACATTTTTCAAGGCCGCGGTCGCACCTGCTGCTTTATCAACTCTGGCGCCAGATCCTCAATCGATACCTCATCCCCGATCGATTATGTACGCGCTCACTACCACATCTTCATTTATTATCGGCTTTGCTGTGTGGGGCAACGAGATGGACTACTGGAGATTTTCCAAGGTCGGCTCATTAAGGGCCGCGCTACCGCTAGCAGCGGCGCTCCTAATCGGACTAGTAGTTTTTCCAGTTGCTGGCTGGCTTGTCGCACACTCAAGCGGAATAACCGACTCCGCTGCAGCGACTAGCTTTATGAATAGTTACTCCTTTGGTGGATTGGCAATTGTTGGCCTAATAGTACTGTTTGCCGCCTATTTTGCCTCCAATGACTCCAACCTATTTGGAACGTCCGCCGCTATTAAAAGCCTCTGGTCGATTAAGCCTCGCTTAGCGGTATCTCTTCTAGCGCTATGTGGCGCTATTACGGCAGCGTTCCTATCTACGACGGATTCGATCAAGGCGCTCGAAGTGATTGCAGCTCTAAACTGTGTCGTTATGCCAACACCCACCGTAATAATGCTTACCGAATGGTTCTTAAGATCTAAGGTATTCCCAAGATCTATGGATTTTTCTGACGTGCCTGACTTTTCAGATCTACCAGCTTTTCGCTTAGCTTTTCACTGGCCGGCCCTAATTGCGCTGCTCTCTGGTCTCACGGTAGGGATTGCAACATCTGGCTTAATTTCTAGCCTAGAATATCTACATATTGGCATCTGCCCACTACAAGCCTGGCTAACAAGCATGGTTGTATATGCCATTTTGCGTAAACGTAACCATTCAGCAGAAACTAAGCACTATATTAAGGGGTGCTCACGCTCGCCAAAAAGCGCCGCTCCAACTCGAACTATATCGGACCCCTCCTCTACCGCGATCTCATAG
- a CDS encoding YggS family pyridoxal phosphate-dependent enzyme, which translates to MPAINTQLAEILLKIGAAAQKSGRTAHDIRLVAVSKTQSIEAMHEYISAAQTLGVSIVFGESYVQELKRKRAALAAQYQLHLIGHLQSNKVEEGVKLADAIHSVHSLKLLEGIAAAARRFGKIQPIFLQINIAHDLSRRGFVPGEIEEIVSHAASMTDAVRLDGLMTITPIYEEPEGVRKDYRQMNELREVLRAKGLDNTFYNGRILLSMGMSADYEIAVEEGSDIVRVGAALFGEREHPLI; encoded by the coding sequence ATGCCAGCTATCAACACACAACTGGCAGAGATACTGCTAAAGATAGGTGCGGCTGCCCAGAAAAGCGGCAGGACCGCTCATGATATAAGGCTCGTTGCTGTTAGCAAGACGCAGTCTATCGAGGCCATGCATGAGTATATCAGTGCGGCGCAGACTCTTGGCGTTTCTATAGTCTTTGGAGAGAGCTACGTTCAGGAGCTTAAAAGGAAGCGTGCAGCGCTTGCAGCTCAATATCAGCTCCATCTGATAGGACACTTACAGAGCAATAAGGTAGAGGAGGGTGTAAAGTTGGCGGATGCTATTCACTCCGTGCACTCCCTCAAGCTACTTGAAGGTATAGCGGCGGCAGCTAGGCGCTTCGGGAAAATTCAACCGATCTTTTTGCAGATTAATATCGCGCATGATCTAAGCCGAAGGGGCTTTGTGCCAGGTGAGATTGAAGAGATAGTTAGCCATGCCGCTAGCATGACCGATGCCGTGCGTCTTGATGGGCTTATGACGATTACGCCGATTTACGAGGAGCCTGAAGGGGTGCGCAAAGATTATAGACAGATGAATGAATTGCGAGAGGTTCTACGCGCAAAGGGATTAGATAATACGTTCTATAATGGCCGTATCCTGCTTAGCATGGGCATGTCTGCTGACTATGAGATCGCGGTAGAGGAGGGGTCCGATATAGTTCGAGTTGGAGCGGCGCTTTTTGGCGAGCGTGAGCACCCCTTAATATAG
- a CDS encoding Maf family protein → MSKVILASASPRRLELLQQAGVSFTVVVSGCDETPVAGESAQEMVERLALVKAQAVALLHPNSFVIGADTTVCIDGRAIGKPESEAEAHQMLSDIQGRTHEVWGGVSIVHRARGLTVTWSHVTAVTMASMTREKIAWYTASGEPMDKAGAYAIQGLGLQFVENVSGSYSNVVGLNISALMRKLQELGAI, encoded by the coding sequence ATGAGTAAAGTTATACTTGCTTCAGCGTCACCCCGTCGACTGGAGTTGCTACAACAGGCGGGCGTAAGCTTTACCGTTGTTGTATCGGGGTGCGATGAGACTCCGGTTGCGGGTGAGTCGGCTCAAGAGATGGTAGAGCGGCTAGCGCTGGTCAAGGCGCAGGCTGTGGCGCTACTTCATCCAAATTCATTCGTGATCGGAGCTGATACTACCGTATGCATCGATGGGCGTGCTATTGGAAAGCCTGAGTCAGAAGCTGAGGCGCACCAAATGTTGAGTGACATTCAGGGGCGGACCCATGAAGTTTGGGGTGGGGTATCAATTGTACACCGTGCGCGTGGGCTCACCGTTACATGGTCACATGTTACTGCGGTTACGATGGCGAGCATGACCAGAGAGAAGATCGCTTGGTACACCGCTTCGGGAGAGCCGATGGATAAGGCGGGTGCGTACGCCATTCAGGGGTTGGGACTGCAGTTTGTCGAGAATGTTTCAGGATCGTACTCTAACGTTGTTGGGCTTAATATCAGCGCCCTGATGAGAAAGCTGCAGGAGCTAGGCGCTATTTAA